One Peterkaempfera bronchialis DNA window includes the following coding sequences:
- a CDS encoding pyruvate dehydrogenase — MAKQTVAEQFVEVLVRAGVQRLYGVVGDSLNPVVDAVRRHRGIDWVQVRHEETAAFAAGAEAQIGGRLGACAGSCGPGNLHLINGLYDAHRSMAPVLALASHIPSSEIGTAYFQETHPEQLFRECSHYCELVSTAGQLPRVLQTAVQHAVGLGGVAVIALPGDVAAQPAPERASEHALVTRRPLVRPGESDLDALTRLVDAAGKVTLFCGSGTAGSHAEVMAFAERVKAPVGHALRGKEFIQYDNPYDVGMSGLLGYGAAYEAMHECDLLLLLGTDFPYNAFLPDDVRIAQVDVRAEHLGRRSRLDLAVWGDVGETLRCLTPLVKEKTNRRFLDGMLKKHSDALEGVVGAYTRKVEKHVPIHPEYVAAVLDEEAAEDAVFTVDTGMCNVWAARYLTPNGRRRVIGSFTHGSMANALPQAIGAQFLDRRRQVVSMSGDGGFSMLMGDFLTLVQYDLPVKVVLFDNSSLGLVELEMLVSGLPSFGTRYRNPDFAAVAEACGAFGVRVEKPKELRSALRAALKHRGPALVDVVTDPNALSIPPKITGEQVSGFALSMGRMVLEGGVGRMVQMARSNLRNIPRP; from the coding sequence ATGGCCAAGCAGACCGTTGCCGAGCAGTTCGTCGAGGTCCTGGTGCGGGCAGGTGTGCAGCGCCTGTACGGCGTCGTCGGCGACAGCCTCAACCCGGTGGTGGACGCCGTCCGCCGCCATCGCGGCATCGACTGGGTCCAGGTCCGCCACGAGGAGACCGCCGCCTTCGCCGCCGGGGCCGAGGCACAGATCGGCGGGCGGCTGGGGGCGTGCGCGGGCTCCTGCGGACCCGGCAATCTGCACCTGATCAACGGCCTGTACGACGCCCACCGGTCCATGGCGCCGGTGCTGGCCCTGGCCTCCCACATCCCCAGCAGCGAGATCGGCACCGCGTACTTCCAGGAGACCCACCCGGAGCAGCTGTTCCGCGAGTGCAGCCACTACTGCGAACTGGTCTCCACCGCCGGGCAGCTGCCCCGGGTGCTCCAGACCGCCGTGCAGCACGCCGTGGGGCTCGGCGGGGTGGCGGTGATCGCGCTGCCCGGTGATGTGGCGGCCCAGCCGGCCCCGGAGCGGGCCAGCGAGCACGCCCTGGTCACCCGCCGGCCGCTGGTCCGCCCCGGCGAGTCCGACCTGGACGCGCTGACCCGGCTGGTGGACGCCGCCGGCAAGGTGACCCTCTTCTGCGGCAGCGGCACGGCCGGTTCGCACGCCGAGGTGATGGCCTTCGCCGAACGGGTCAAGGCACCGGTCGGCCACGCCCTACGCGGCAAGGAGTTCATCCAGTACGACAACCCGTATGACGTGGGGATGTCCGGACTGCTCGGCTATGGCGCGGCATACGAGGCGATGCACGAGTGTGACCTGCTGCTCCTGCTGGGCACCGACTTCCCGTACAACGCCTTCCTGCCGGACGATGTACGGATCGCCCAGGTCGATGTACGGGCCGAGCACCTGGGGCGGCGCTCCCGGCTGGACCTGGCGGTCTGGGGCGATGTGGGCGAGACGCTGCGCTGCCTCACCCCCCTGGTGAAGGAGAAGACCAACCGGCGGTTCCTGGACGGGATGCTGAAGAAGCACAGCGACGCCCTGGAGGGCGTGGTCGGCGCCTACACCCGCAAGGTGGAGAAGCATGTGCCGATCCACCCCGAGTATGTGGCGGCGGTGCTGGACGAGGAGGCGGCGGAGGACGCGGTCTTCACCGTGGACACCGGGATGTGCAACGTCTGGGCGGCCCGCTACCTCACCCCCAACGGCCGGCGCCGGGTGATCGGCTCCTTCACCCATGGCTCGATGGCCAACGCCCTGCCGCAGGCGATCGGCGCCCAGTTCCTGGACCGGCGGCGGCAGGTGGTGTCGATGTCCGGGGACGGCGGGTTCTCCATGCTGATGGGCGACTTCCTGACGCTGGTCCAGTACGACCTGCCGGTGAAGGTGGTGCTCTTCGACAACTCCTCGCTGGGCCTGGTGGAACTGGAGATGCTGGTGTCCGGGCTGCCGTCGTTCGGCACCCGCTACCGCAACCCGGACTTCGCGGCGGTGGCGGAGGCATGCGGCGCCTTCGGGGTGCGGGTGGAGAAGCCCAAGGAGCTGCGGAGCGCCCTGCGGGCGGCGCTGAAGCACCGGGGACCGGCGCTGGTGGACGTGGTGACCGACCCCAATGCGCTCTCCATCCCGCCGAAGATCACCGGCGAGCAGGTGAGCGGCTTCGCGCTGTCGATGGGGCGGATGGTGCTGGAGGGCGGCGTCGGCCGGATGGTGCAGATGGCCCGCTCCAACCTGCGCAACATCCCCCGCCCCTGA
- a CDS encoding secondary thiamine-phosphate synthase enzyme YjbQ encodes MADTFLTRTFDLTTGSQEAAVDITERCAAFLGEVAAGRDGLLNVFVPHATAGIAVIETGAGSDDDLLAALRELLPADDRWRHRHGSPGHGRDHVLPALVPPHATLPVVAGRLVLGTWQSVVLVDTNRDNPRRTVRLSFLG; translated from the coding sequence ATGGCCGACACATTCCTCACCCGAACCTTTGACCTCACCACCGGCTCCCAGGAGGCGGCGGTGGACATCACCGAACGCTGCGCCGCCTTCCTCGGCGAGGTGGCGGCGGGCCGCGACGGTCTGCTGAACGTCTTTGTGCCGCATGCCACGGCGGGGATTGCCGTGATCGAGACGGGGGCGGGCAGCGACGACGATCTGCTGGCCGCGCTCCGGGAACTGCTGCCGGCGGATGACCGGTGGCGCCACCGGCACGGCAGTCCCGGGCATGGGCGTGACCATGTGCTGCCCGCGCTGGTGCCGCCGCATGCCACGCTGCCGGTGGTGGCGGGACGGCTGGTGTTGGGGACGTGGCAGTCCGTGGTGCTGGTGGATACCAATCGGGACAATCCGCGTCGTACGGTGCGGCTCTCTTTTCTGGGGTGA
- a CDS encoding LLM class flavin-dependent oxidoreductase has translation MPDDQQLRPRLGVMFDRDRPPEELAAFAVAVERLGVDDLWVVEDLPWAGSIAAATAALAATERLRVGIGIAPAPLRNPVLLAMEFATVARLFPGRLAAGIGHGVAELLAPAGALPQARLALLEETVTAVRALLRGETVTLKGRAVHLDGVELVHPPTVVPPVLAGVVRPRSLELSGRVAEGTVMAEGQGPDEIAAALDRIDAGRRAAGSDAPHQLVVFTHLRVDDDPERLREATEETVTGHAAWLGVDPADLFLAAGPGSVVAARVRSLWEAGADSVVLRPIGADPLDQVRAALEALGRA, from the coding sequence ATGCCTGATGATCAGCAACTGCGGCCCCGCCTTGGCGTGATGTTCGACCGGGATCGGCCCCCCGAGGAGCTGGCCGCCTTCGCCGTGGCCGTGGAACGCCTCGGGGTGGACGACCTCTGGGTGGTGGAGGACCTGCCCTGGGCCGGTTCGATCGCCGCCGCCACCGCAGCCCTGGCCGCGACCGAGCGGCTGCGGGTCGGCATCGGCATCGCCCCCGCGCCGCTGCGCAACCCGGTGCTGCTGGCCATGGAGTTCGCCACCGTGGCACGGCTCTTCCCGGGCCGCCTCGCGGCCGGCATCGGGCACGGCGTCGCCGAGCTGCTGGCGCCGGCCGGCGCCCTGCCGCAGGCCAGGCTGGCACTGCTGGAGGAGACGGTCACCGCCGTACGGGCGCTGCTGCGCGGGGAGACCGTCACCCTGAAGGGCCGCGCCGTCCACCTCGACGGCGTAGAGCTGGTGCACCCGCCCACGGTGGTTCCGCCGGTCCTCGCCGGAGTGGTCCGGCCGCGCTCGCTGGAGCTCTCCGGGCGGGTCGCCGAGGGCACCGTGATGGCCGAGGGGCAGGGCCCGGACGAGATCGCGGCGGCCCTCGACCGGATCGACGCGGGCCGCCGGGCCGCCGGCTCCGACGCGCCCCACCAGCTGGTCGTCTTCACCCATCTGCGGGTCGACGACGACCCGGAGCGGCTGCGCGAGGCGACCGAGGAGACCGTCACCGGTCACGCCGCCTGGCTCGGCGTCGATCCGGCCGACCTCTTCCTGGCCGCGGGCCCCGGGTCGGTGGTGGCCGCCCGGGTCCGCTCCCTCTGGGAGGCGGGCGCGGACTCGGTGGTGCTGCGCCCGATCGGCGCCGACCCGCTGGACCAGGTCCGGGCTGCGCTGGAGGCACTCGGCCGGGCCTGA
- the pgm gene encoding phosphoglucomutase (alpha-D-glucose-1,6-bisphosphate-dependent): MVHERAGQPAQPGDLVDVARLVTAYYALHPDPGEPAQRVAFGTSGHRGSALNAAFNEDHIAATSQAICDYRAAQGIDGPLFLGADTHALSEPARVTALEVLAANGVTVLIDAADGYTPTPAVSHAILTHNRDGEGGWGRGRGSSGAADGIVVTPSHNPPADGGFKYNPPHGGPAGSDATSWIQDRANALIEGGLKEVRRISYARALAADTTGRYDFLGRYVDDLPAVLDLDAVRQAGVRIGADPLGGASVAYWARIAERHRLDLTVVNPLADPTWRFMTLDWDGKIRMDCSSPYAMASLIGQRDAYTVATGNDADADRHGIVTPDGGLMNPNHYLAVAIRYLFTRRADWPSGAGVGKTLVSSSMIDRVAADLGRRLVEVPVGFKWFVDGLGDGSLGFGGEESAGASFLRRDGRVWTTDKDGILLALLASEITAVTGSTPSRHYAELTARFGDPAYARVDAPASREEKAVLARLSPSQVTASELAGEPITAVLTEAPGNGAALGGLKVCTESAWFAARPSGTEDVYKIYAESFQGADHLVRVQEEARALVSGALGGAG; the protein is encoded by the coding sequence ATGGTGCACGAGCGGGCCGGGCAGCCGGCGCAGCCCGGAGACCTGGTGGACGTGGCCCGGCTGGTCACGGCCTACTACGCCCTGCACCCCGACCCGGGCGAGCCCGCCCAGCGGGTCGCCTTCGGCACCTCGGGCCACCGGGGCTCCGCCCTGAACGCCGCCTTCAACGAGGACCACATCGCGGCCACCAGCCAGGCGATCTGCGACTACCGGGCCGCCCAGGGCATCGACGGGCCGCTCTTCCTCGGCGCCGACACCCACGCCCTCTCCGAACCGGCCCGGGTCACCGCCCTGGAGGTCCTGGCCGCCAACGGCGTCACCGTACTGATCGACGCTGCGGACGGCTACACCCCCACCCCGGCCGTCTCGCACGCCATCCTCACCCACAATCGGGACGGGGAGGGGGGCTGGGGCCGGGGCCGGGGCTCTAGTGGGGCGGCCGACGGCATCGTGGTGACCCCGTCCCACAACCCACCCGCCGACGGCGGCTTCAAGTACAACCCGCCGCACGGCGGCCCGGCCGGCTCTGACGCCACCTCCTGGATCCAGGACCGGGCCAACGCGCTGATCGAGGGCGGCCTCAAGGAGGTCCGCCGCATCTCCTACGCCCGGGCGCTGGCCGCCGACACCACCGGCCGGTACGACTTCCTCGGCCGCTATGTGGACGACCTGCCCGCCGTGCTCGACCTGGACGCCGTGCGGCAGGCCGGAGTGCGGATCGGCGCCGACCCGCTCGGAGGCGCCTCGGTCGCCTACTGGGCCCGGATCGCCGAACGCCACCGCCTGGACCTCACCGTGGTCAACCCGCTGGCCGACCCCACCTGGCGGTTTATGACCCTGGACTGGGACGGCAAGATCCGCATGGACTGCTCCTCCCCGTACGCCATGGCCTCGCTGATCGGGCAGCGCGACGCGTACACCGTCGCCACCGGCAATGACGCCGACGCCGACCGGCATGGCATCGTCACCCCCGACGGCGGCCTGATGAACCCCAACCACTACCTGGCCGTCGCCATCCGCTACCTCTTCACCCGGCGGGCCGACTGGCCGAGCGGCGCCGGGGTCGGCAAGACGCTGGTCTCCTCCTCCATGATCGACCGGGTGGCGGCCGACCTGGGGCGGCGGCTGGTGGAGGTCCCGGTGGGCTTCAAGTGGTTTGTCGACGGGCTGGGCGACGGCTCCCTCGGGTTCGGCGGCGAGGAGTCCGCCGGAGCCTCCTTCCTGCGCCGCGACGGGCGGGTGTGGACCACTGACAAGGACGGCATCCTGCTGGCCCTGCTCGCCTCCGAGATCACCGCCGTCACCGGCTCCACCCCCTCCCGGCACTACGCCGAACTCACCGCCCGCTTCGGCGACCCCGCCTACGCCCGGGTCGACGCACCCGCCTCCCGGGAGGAGAAGGCGGTGCTGGCCAGGCTGTCGCCGTCGCAGGTCACCGCGAGCGAGCTGGCGGGCGAACCGATCACCGCCGTCCTCACCGAGGCCCCCGGCAACGGCGCCGCCCTCGGCGGGCTCAAGGTCTGCACCGAGAGCGCCTGGTTCGCGGCCCGGCCCTCCGGCACCGAGGACGTCTACAAGATCTATGCCGAGAGCTTCCAGGGGGCCGACCATCTGGTCCGGGTGCAGGAGGAGGCCAGGGCGCTGGTCTCGGGGGCGCTGGGTGGGGCGGGCTGA
- a CDS encoding bifunctional o-acetylhomoserine/o-acetylserine sulfhydrylase, producing the protein MSPSVDPATAELELAVASAETDTPAWSFETKQVHAGAAPDPATGARAVPIYQTTSFVFRDTKHAADLFALAEEGNIYTRIHNPTQDVLEQRIAALEGGVAAVATSSGQAAETLAILTLAKAGDHIVSSTSLYGGTYNLLRHTLPRFGIEVSFVDDPDDLEAWRAAIRPETKALFAETLGNPRGNVLDIRGVADVAHAAGVPLIVDNTVPTPYLLRPIEHGADIVVHSATKFLGGHGTAIAGVVVDGGTFDYGAHADRFPDFNEPDPSYHGLRYWPDLGAAAFAVKLRVQLLRDLGPAIAPFNSFLVIQGLETLSLRLERHSANALAIAEWLEGRDEVDAVHYPGLASNRWYEAGQRYLPRGAGAVLSFELRGGVEAGKRFVDAVRLFSHLANIGDVRSLIIHPASTTHSQLGEAELAATGATPGLVRLSVGIENLADLKADLESGFRAVKGTA; encoded by the coding sequence ATGAGCCCGTCCGTCGACCCCGCCACCGCCGAGCTGGAGCTGGCCGTCGCCTCGGCCGAGACCGACACCCCCGCCTGGTCGTTCGAGACCAAGCAGGTGCACGCCGGAGCGGCGCCCGACCCGGCGACCGGTGCCCGCGCCGTACCGATCTACCAGACGACTTCCTTTGTCTTCCGCGACACCAAGCACGCAGCGGACCTCTTCGCCCTCGCCGAGGAGGGCAATATCTACACCCGTATCCACAACCCCACCCAGGATGTGCTGGAGCAGCGCATCGCCGCGCTGGAGGGCGGGGTGGCAGCGGTGGCGACCTCCTCCGGGCAGGCTGCCGAGACCCTGGCGATCCTCACCCTGGCCAAGGCGGGCGACCACATCGTCTCCAGCACCTCGCTGTACGGCGGCACCTACAACCTGCTGCGCCATACGCTCCCCCGGTTCGGCATCGAGGTGAGCTTTGTCGACGACCCGGACGACCTGGAGGCATGGCGGGCCGCGATCCGGCCGGAGACCAAGGCGCTCTTCGCGGAGACCCTGGGCAATCCGCGCGGCAATGTGCTGGACATCCGGGGCGTCGCCGATGTCGCCCACGCGGCGGGCGTGCCGCTGATCGTGGACAACACCGTGCCCACCCCCTATCTGCTGCGGCCGATCGAGCACGGCGCCGACATCGTGGTGCACTCCGCGACCAAGTTCCTGGGCGGCCACGGCACCGCCATCGCGGGAGTGGTGGTGGACGGCGGCACCTTCGACTACGGGGCGCACGCCGACCGGTTCCCGGACTTCAACGAGCCCGACCCCTCGTACCACGGCCTGCGCTACTGGCCGGACCTGGGCGCGGCGGCGTTCGCGGTGAAGCTGCGGGTGCAGCTGCTGCGCGACCTCGGCCCGGCCATCGCGCCGTTCAACTCCTTCCTCGTCATCCAGGGGCTGGAGACGCTGTCGCTGCGTCTGGAGCGGCACTCGGCCAATGCGCTGGCCATCGCCGAGTGGCTGGAGGGCCGCGACGAGGTCGACGCGGTGCACTACCCGGGGCTGGCGTCCAACCGCTGGTACGAGGCCGGGCAGCGCTATCTGCCGCGTGGCGCCGGGGCGGTGCTCTCCTTTGAACTGCGCGGCGGGGTGGAGGCGGGCAAGCGGTTCGTGGACGCGGTGCGGCTCTTCAGCCACCTGGCCAACATCGGGGACGTCCGCAGCCTGATCATCCACCCGGCGTCCACCACCCACAGCCAGCTCGGCGAGGCGGAGTTGGCCGCCACCGGCGCCACCCCGGGGCTGGTACGGCTCTCGGTGGGCATCGAGAACCTGGCGGACCTCAAGGCCGACCTGGAGTCCGGCTTCCGCGCGGTCAAGGGGACCGCTTGA
- a CDS encoding lytic polysaccharide monooxygenase auxiliary activity family 9 protein, with the protein MLVLHRRRLTVGAALAALAAGVAALLLPAEPAYAHGAMTAPASRTYACYVDGLTSSNEIKPQNPACAAAVAAGGTQPLYDWYGVLRSDGAGRTRGFIPDGQLCSGGNTKYAAYDAARNDWPASTVQPGAQVDMTYGAWVPHPGGFKLYVTKDSYNPTKPLSWNDLEDQPFLTADPEPAVVGGAYHLTGRLPSNKSGRHIIYSVWYRSDSQETFYGCSDVVFSGSPVTTPPTTPPTTPPTTPPTTPPTTPPTTPPATTCKATVSVDSSWQGGFQATVTVKNTGTAPMKDWYGSWTMPSGTAVSQGWNGTFMTSGTTTMVHAPDWNSTLAPGATATAGFLATNTGASAPSSFANVACG; encoded by the coding sequence ATGCTTGTGCTCCACCGCAGGCGGTTGACGGTGGGGGCTGCGCTCGCAGCCCTGGCCGCCGGCGTCGCCGCTCTTCTGCTGCCGGCCGAACCGGCCTACGCGCACGGGGCGATGACCGCCCCGGCAAGCCGCACCTATGCCTGCTACGTCGACGGCCTGACCTCCAGCAACGAGATCAAGCCCCAGAACCCCGCCTGCGCGGCTGCGGTCGCCGCTGGCGGCACCCAGCCGCTCTACGACTGGTACGGCGTGCTGCGCTCGGACGGCGCGGGCCGCACCCGAGGCTTCATCCCGGACGGGCAGCTGTGCAGTGGCGGCAACACCAAGTACGCGGCGTACGACGCGGCGCGCAACGACTGGCCGGCCAGCACCGTGCAGCCCGGTGCCCAGGTCGACATGACCTATGGCGCCTGGGTGCCGCACCCCGGCGGCTTCAAGCTCTATGTCACCAAGGACAGCTACAACCCGACCAAGCCGCTGTCCTGGAACGACCTTGAGGACCAGCCGTTCCTGACGGCCGACCCCGAGCCGGCCGTGGTCGGTGGCGCGTACCACCTGACCGGGCGCCTGCCGTCCAACAAGTCCGGACGCCACATCATCTACTCGGTGTGGTACCGCTCGGACAGCCAGGAGACCTTCTACGGCTGTTCCGACGTGGTCTTCAGCGGCTCGCCCGTCACCACGCCGCCCACCACGCCGCCGACGACTCCGCCGACCACGCCGCCCACCACGCCGCCGACGACCCCGCCCACCACGCCTCCGGCGACCACCTGCAAGGCCACCGTCTCGGTGGACAGCTCCTGGCAGGGCGGCTTCCAGGCGACCGTCACGGTCAAGAACACCGGTACCGCCCCCATGAAGGACTGGTACGGCAGCTGGACCATGCCCTCGGGCACGGCCGTGAGCCAGGGCTGGAACGGCACCTTTATGACCAGCGGCACCACGACCATGGTGCATGCCCCGGACTGGAACTCCACCCTGGCCCCGGGCGCCACCGCGACGGCCGGCTTCCTGGCGACCAACACCGGTGCCAGCGCACCGTCGTCCTTCGCCAACGTCGCCTGCGGCTGA
- the metX gene encoding homoserine O-acetyltransferase MetX yields the protein MTVRAPRPVRQRTGPVGADPLPPATGAWQEGDPVGRRRWAALPGPLALESGAALPGVRIAYETWGQPAPDGSNAVLVLHALTGDSHVSGPAGPGHPTAGWWDGLIGPGRAVDTDRWFVVAPNVLGGCQGTTGPSSRRPDGVRWGGSFPHLTVRDQVAAEVALADALGIERWALVLGGSMGGMRALEWAVGHPERVGALLLAACPAASGAEQLGWAHAQVAAIRSDPRWRGGDYHDAGPGGGPHAGLGTARRIAHLTYRSPDELDARFGRAAQRGEDPWHGGRYAVGSYLDHHAGKLARRFDAGSYVVLTEAMNSHDIGRGRGGTAAALRRVGAPTVVAGVDSDRLYPLPEQRRLVAGIPGADRLRVVESPYGHDAFLLEVEQLGALVAELTG from the coding sequence TTGACCGTCCGGGCGCCGCGACCGGTGCGGCAGCGGACCGGCCCGGTGGGGGCCGACCCGCTGCCGCCTGCCACCGGCGCCTGGCAGGAGGGCGACCCGGTCGGGCGGCGGCGGTGGGCGGCGCTGCCCGGGCCGCTGGCGCTGGAGTCCGGTGCGGCACTGCCCGGCGTCCGGATCGCGTACGAGACCTGGGGGCAACCCGCGCCGGACGGCTCCAACGCCGTCCTGGTGCTGCATGCGCTGACCGGCGACAGCCATGTCAGCGGCCCGGCCGGGCCCGGGCATCCCACCGCCGGCTGGTGGGACGGGCTGATCGGGCCGGGCCGGGCGGTGGACACCGACCGCTGGTTTGTGGTCGCCCCCAATGTGCTGGGCGGCTGCCAGGGCACCACCGGACCGTCCTCCCGGCGCCCGGACGGCGTCCGATGGGGCGGCTCCTTCCCGCATCTGACGGTGCGTGACCAGGTGGCGGCGGAGGTGGCGCTCGCGGATGCGCTCGGCATCGAGCGGTGGGCGCTGGTGCTGGGCGGCTCCATGGGCGGCATGCGGGCCCTGGAGTGGGCGGTCGGCCATCCCGAGCGGGTCGGCGCGCTGCTGCTGGCCGCCTGCCCGGCGGCCTCCGGGGCGGAGCAACTCGGCTGGGCGCACGCCCAGGTGGCCGCGATCCGCTCCGACCCCCGGTGGCGCGGCGGCGACTACCATGACGCCGGGCCGGGCGGCGGGCCGCATGCGGGGCTGGGCACCGCACGCCGGATAGCCCACCTCACCTATCGGTCGCCGGACGAGTTGGACGCCCGGTTCGGCCGCGCCGCCCAGCGGGGTGAGGATCCATGGCACGGCGGCCGGTACGCGGTCGGCTCCTATCTGGACCACCACGCGGGCAAGCTCGCCCGCCGCTTTGACGCGGGCAGCTATGTGGTCCTCACCGAGGCGATGAACAGCCATGACATCGGCCGGGGCCGGGGCGGCACGGCGGCGGCGCTGCGCCGGGTCGGCGCCCCGACCGTGGTGGCGGGTGTGGACTCCGACCGGCTGTATCCGCTGCCCGAGCAGCGCCGTCTGGTGGCCGGCATCCCCGGCGCCGACCGGCTGCGGGTGGTGGAGTCGCCGTATGGGCACGACGCCTTTCTGCTGGAGGTGGAGCAGTTGGGCGCGCTGGTGGCCGAGTTGACCGGCTGA